From the genome of Acidobacteriota bacterium, one region includes:
- a CDS encoding ABC transporter ATP-binding protein: MIRLRGARFAYGAGEPILDGVDLDLGAGLTLLLGPNGCGKSTLLRIAAGVEMPQAGRVDVAGHDLWADEVAARRDLAYVPEQPDLTPYATLSEILTLVCRLRGAPLDRAAAALATVGLPRLGGRSVRELSMGQRRRAVLAAAMIGAPKIVLLDEPLETLDRAMRDEVLAWVRSLLAASASVVVVTHDIEPFAASASRAVTVRGGRALVHDPLPADPAARMALLEAMARGTSSPAH; encoded by the coding sequence GTGATCCGCCTCCGGGGGGCGCGCTTCGCCTACGGCGCGGGGGAGCCGATCCTCGACGGCGTCGATCTCGATCTCGGCGCCGGCCTCACGCTCCTCCTCGGGCCGAACGGCTGCGGGAAGAGCACGCTCCTCCGAATCGCCGCCGGCGTCGAGATGCCCCAGGCCGGGCGCGTCGACGTCGCCGGGCACGATCTCTGGGCCGACGAGGTCGCCGCGCGCCGGGATCTGGCCTACGTGCCCGAGCAGCCCGACCTCACGCCGTACGCGACGCTCTCGGAGATCCTGACCCTCGTCTGCCGCCTGCGGGGCGCGCCGCTCGACCGGGCCGCAGCCGCGCTCGCCACCGTGGGGCTCCCGCGCCTCGGCGGCCGCTCGGTGCGGGAGCTGTCGATGGGTCAGCGCCGGCGGGCCGTCCTCGCCGCGGCCATGATCGGCGCGCCGAAGATCGTTCTCCTCGACGAGCCCCTGGAGACGCTCGATCGCGCCATGCGCGACGAGGTCCTCGCCTGGGTTCGCTCGCTCCTCGCCGCCTCCGCCTCGGTCGTCGTGGTGACCCACGACATCGAGCCCTTCGCCGCGTCCGCCTCGCGCGCCGTCACCGTGCGCGGCGGCCGGGCGCTCGTGCACGATCCGCTTCCGGCCGACCCCGCCGCGCGCATGGCGCTCCTCGAGGCGATGGCGCGGGGGACGAGTTCCCCCGCGCATTGA
- a CDS encoding aminoacetone oxidase family FAD-binding enzyme — MSRAAPPLDRVDVAVIGAGAAGLMAAIQAGRSGSVGTARRIVLLESARRPGAKILVAGGGRCNVTHHAVDERDFAGSTPAAIRKVLRRFDVPATIEFFREIGVEMKREETGKLFPVTDDAATVLEALLRAAGEAGAELRAGCRVENVRREGDAFRITGAWGAIEAARVVLSTGGRSLPKSGSDGHGFEIARSLGHSVTDVVTPALVPLTLRSGHFVTRLPGLATDATLTLRGGTGRTMVSVTGPALCTHFGLSGPAVLDISRHYLHAIAEDPAATISVSWLPGETAESIDAALMGLAASSAGRFLSARLPERLARALCDDAGVDPSAPGRAMTRERRRALAGAVTATPLPITGDRGYTHAEATAGGVPLAELKLDTMESRICPGLHLCGEICDVDGRIGGFNFQWAWSSGYVAGIAVAPSPVAGAR, encoded by the coding sequence ATGTCCCGCGCCGCACCGCCGCTCGACCGAGTCGACGTCGCCGTCATCGGCGCGGGGGCGGCGGGGCTCATGGCCGCGATCCAGGCCGGGCGCTCGGGATCCGTGGGAACCGCCCGCCGCATCGTCCTCCTCGAGAGCGCGCGCCGGCCCGGCGCGAAGATCCTCGTCGCCGGCGGCGGCCGGTGCAACGTCACGCACCACGCCGTCGACGAGCGCGACTTCGCCGGGTCGACCCCCGCGGCCATCCGCAAGGTCCTTCGTCGTTTCGATGTGCCGGCCACGATCGAGTTCTTCCGCGAGATCGGCGTCGAGATGAAGCGCGAGGAGACGGGAAAGCTCTTCCCCGTCACCGATGACGCGGCGACGGTCCTCGAGGCGCTCCTCCGCGCGGCGGGAGAGGCCGGTGCGGAGCTCCGCGCGGGGTGCCGCGTCGAGAATGTCCGGCGCGAAGGCGACGCCTTCCGGATCACGGGGGCGTGGGGGGCGATCGAGGCCGCCCGCGTCGTCCTCTCCACGGGAGGACGGAGCCTGCCGAAGTCGGGATCCGACGGGCACGGGTTCGAGATCGCGAGGTCGCTCGGCCACTCGGTCACCGACGTCGTGACACCGGCTCTCGTCCCACTGACGCTGCGCTCCGGCCACTTCGTCACGCGCCTCCCCGGCCTCGCGACCGACGCGACGCTGACGCTTCGCGGCGGGACGGGAAGGACGATGGTCTCCGTCACCGGCCCGGCCCTCTGCACGCACTTCGGCCTCTCCGGGCCGGCGGTCCTCGACATCAGCCGCCACTACCTCCACGCGATCGCCGAAGATCCCGCCGCGACCATCTCCGTGAGCTGGCTGCCGGGCGAGACGGCGGAGTCGATCGACGCAGCGCTCATGGGGCTGGCCGCGTCGAGCGCCGGTCGGTTTCTCTCGGCGCGCCTGCCGGAGCGGCTGGCGCGGGCGCTGTGCGATGACGCGGGGGTCGATCCGTCGGCGCCCGGGCGCGCGATGACGCGCGAGAGGCGCCGCGCGCTCGCCGGCGCGGTGACGGCGACCCCGCTCCCGATCACCGGGGACCGCGGCTACACGCACGCGGAGGCGACGGCCGGCGGCGTGCCCCTCGCCGAGCTGAAGCTCGACACGATGGAGTCGCGCATCTGTCCCGGGCTGCACCTGTGCGGGGAGATCTGCGACGTGGACGGGCGGATCGGCGGATTCAACTTCCAGTGGGCCTGGTCGAGCGGGTACGTCGCGGGGATCGCGGTTGCGCCGTCACCCGTCGCCGGGGCACGATGA
- a CDS encoding menaquinone biosynthesis decarboxylase, with protein MAYKDLQSFLDRLRREGELTEIRDDVSADLEIAAIADRVIKKGGPALLFTNVRGASMPLAINLFGTEKRMALALETPSIDALAADIASYLEPAIPEGMMGKLQALPRLARLTALKAKLISKPPCQEIVETKNPTLAGIPILKCWPGDGGPYITFPIVVTKHPERETRNLGLYRLQVFDDRTIGMHWQRHKGAAEHYRVAESLGKRLDVAICLGPEPSVIYAASAPLPPELDELMLAGFVRKESAEVCRAVSVDLEIPASSQIVLEGYCEPKERRMEGPFGDHTGYYSLPDPYPVFHLTAVTRRRDPIYHTIIVGPPPQEDGPIGRATVRLFLPMIRKVLPEVVDMNLPVEGIFHNLVLVSIRKRYPGHARKVAHALWGLGQMMFSKVIVVVDDDCDVQNPGEVMWRAGTHVDPKRDVFLTEGPMDVLDFAVATPAFGGKMGIDATRKTVEEGFPGEWPEILKHPEEILKRAREICGKAGV; from the coding sequence ATGGCCTACAAAGACCTCCAGTCGTTTCTCGATCGCCTGAGACGCGAGGGCGAGCTGACCGAGATCCGCGACGACGTGAGCGCCGATCTCGAGATCGCCGCGATCGCCGACCGCGTGATCAAAAAGGGGGGGCCGGCCCTCCTCTTCACGAACGTGCGCGGCGCATCGATGCCGCTCGCCATCAACCTCTTCGGAACGGAGAAGAGGATGGCGCTCGCCCTCGAGACGCCGTCGATCGACGCCCTCGCCGCCGACATCGCCTCGTACCTCGAGCCTGCGATCCCCGAGGGGATGATGGGGAAGCTCCAGGCCCTCCCCCGCCTCGCGCGCCTCACGGCGCTGAAGGCGAAGCTGATCTCGAAGCCCCCGTGCCAGGAGATCGTCGAGACGAAGAATCCGACGCTCGCCGGCATTCCCATCCTCAAGTGCTGGCCCGGGGACGGCGGGCCGTACATCACCTTCCCCATCGTCGTGACGAAGCACCCCGAGCGCGAGACGCGCAACCTCGGCCTGTACCGGCTCCAGGTCTTCGACGACAGGACGATCGGCATGCACTGGCAGCGCCACAAGGGGGCGGCCGAGCACTACCGCGTCGCGGAGTCTCTCGGGAAGCGCCTCGACGTCGCCATCTGCCTCGGCCCCGAGCCGTCGGTCATCTACGCGGCGTCGGCTCCCCTCCCCCCCGAGCTCGACGAGCTGATGCTGGCGGGGTTCGTGCGCAAGGAGAGCGCCGAGGTCTGCCGGGCGGTGAGCGTCGACCTCGAGATCCCGGCGAGCTCGCAGATCGTGCTGGAGGGGTACTGCGAGCCGAAGGAGCGGCGGATGGAGGGGCCCTTCGGGGATCACACGGGCTACTACTCCCTCCCCGACCCGTACCCGGTCTTCCACCTGACCGCCGTCACGCGCCGGCGCGATCCGATCTACCACACGATCATCGTCGGGCCGCCTCCACAGGAAGATGGGCCGATAGGCCGCGCGACGGTGCGCCTCTTCCTCCCGATGATCCGGAAGGTTCTCCCCGAGGTCGTGGACATGAACCTCCCCGTCGAGGGGATCTTCCACAACCTCGTCCTCGTCTCGATCCGCAAGCGCTACCCCGGCCACGCCCGCAAGGTCGCCCACGCGCTCTGGGGGCTCGGCCAGATGATGTTCAGCAAGGTCATCGTCGTGGTGGACGACGACTGCGACGTGCAGAACCCCGGCGAGGTGATGTGGCGCGCGGGGACGCACGTCGATCCGAAGCGCGACGTCTTCCTGACCGAGGGGCCGATGGACGTCCTCGACTTCGCCGTGGCGACGCCGGCCTTCGGCGGCAAGATGGGGATCGACGCGACGCGGAAGACGGTGGAGGAGGGGTTCCCCGGCGAGTGGCCGGAGATTCTGAAGCATCCGGAGGAGATCCTGAAGCGGGCGCGGGAGATCTGCGGGAAGGCGGGGGTCTAG
- a CDS encoding nuclear transport factor 2 family protein, which yields MRRALIGCLLVAACSFSMARAGVAVERGDAAPGGTSHDAPAVTGRTPRFPAELAPASRAEVLALADQLTAIYKRGDWPALARLVAPDYLGSAPGMEWDFDELKAEFPKVRLVDCHVESSTVRRLAFGLVLLNQDAALKEFYGDQDISGRYRFTTIWARRQGGWRLIFEQEMPLPAPAASSASPARTTP from the coding sequence GTGAGAAGAGCGCTGATTGGTTGCCTGCTCGTCGCCGCCTGTTCGTTTTCCATGGCTCGAGCGGGGGTCGCCGTGGAGCGTGGCGACGCCGCACCCGGCGGAACCTCTCACGACGCGCCGGCCGTCACGGGGAGAACCCCGCGCTTCCCGGCGGAGTTGGCTCCCGCATCGCGCGCGGAGGTCCTCGCGCTTGCCGACCAGCTCACCGCCATCTACAAGCGAGGGGACTGGCCGGCTCTCGCGCGCCTCGTGGCGCCGGACTACCTCGGCTCCGCGCCGGGAATGGAATGGGACTTCGACGAGTTGAAGGCCGAGTTCCCGAAAGTGAGACTCGTCGACTGCCACGTGGAGTCGTCCACCGTGAGGCGCCTCGCGTTCGGGCTGGTCCTCCTCAACCAGGACGCCGCCCTCAAGGAATTCTACGGGGACCAGGACATCTCGGGGCGGTACCGCTTCACCACGATCTGGGCCCGCCGCCAGGGAGGCTGGCGCCTCATCTTCGAGCAGGAGATGCCGCTGCCGGCTCCGGCGGCCTCTTCGGCCTCTCCCGCCCGGACCACGCCCTAG
- the mqnE gene encoding aminofutalosine synthase MqnE produces MPRPSPALFEPALDRAGLSSIYRKVLDGTRLTGDDGLALSACHDVNALGYMANLVRERKSGNLCYFVRNQHINYTNICNKDCSFCAFYVRAKDPSGYVLWPDDVRQRVLEQMEEPVTEIHMVAGINPRLPYEYYLDIVRAVKETRPAVTVKAFTMIELAEIARVARKPREEVFADLKAAGLGSLPGGGAEVLSDRVHREIFPLKLSPAEWLDWARAAHLAGLRSNATMLYGHIETAAERVEHLLKLRDLQDETNGFLTFIPLAFHPENTEMAQLPPTSGLLDLKQIAISRLMLDNFEHVKSFWIMVTPPVSQLTLWYGADDIDGTILREEITHAAGARTPQALTRNELVDLVKEAGREPVERDPLYRIIWREAAQGAVA; encoded by the coding sequence ATGCCGCGCCCGTCTCCAGCTCTTTTCGAACCCGCCCTCGATCGGGCCGGCCTCTCGTCCATCTACCGGAAAGTCCTGGACGGGACACGCCTGACGGGTGACGATGGGCTCGCGCTTTCCGCCTGCCACGACGTGAACGCGCTCGGCTACATGGCGAACCTCGTTCGCGAGCGCAAGAGCGGGAACCTCTGCTACTTCGTCCGCAACCAGCACATCAACTACACGAACATCTGCAACAAGGACTGCTCCTTCTGCGCCTTCTACGTCCGCGCGAAGGATCCCTCGGGGTACGTCCTGTGGCCCGACGACGTGAGGCAGCGCGTCCTCGAGCAGATGGAAGAGCCGGTCACCGAGATCCACATGGTCGCGGGGATCAACCCCCGCCTTCCCTACGAGTACTACCTCGACATCGTGCGGGCGGTGAAGGAGACGCGGCCGGCGGTGACGGTGAAGGCCTTCACGATGATCGAGCTGGCCGAGATCGCGCGCGTCGCGAGGAAGCCTCGCGAGGAGGTCTTCGCCGACCTGAAGGCCGCTGGGCTCGGCTCGCTCCCCGGCGGCGGCGCGGAGGTCCTCTCGGACCGCGTGCACCGGGAGATCTTCCCGCTGAAGCTCAGCCCCGCGGAGTGGCTCGACTGGGCGCGCGCGGCGCACCTCGCCGGGCTCCGGAGCAACGCCACGATGCTCTACGGCCACATCGAGACCGCGGCGGAGCGCGTCGAGCACCTCCTGAAGCTCCGCGATCTCCAGGACGAGACGAACGGCTTCCTGACGTTCATCCCGCTGGCCTTCCATCCCGAGAACACCGAGATGGCGCAGCTCCCGCCGACCTCGGGGCTGCTCGACCTGAAGCAGATCGCGATCTCGCGGCTGATGCTCGACAACTTCGAGCACGTGAAGTCGTTCTGGATCATGGTCACGCCCCCCGTCTCGCAGCTCACGCTCTGGTACGGCGCCGACGACATCGACGGGACGATCCTCAGGGAGGAGATCACGCACGCCGCCGGCGCGCGGACGCCGCAGGCGCTGACGCGCAACGAGCTCGTGGATCTGGTGAAGGAGGCCGGGCGCGAGCCCGTCGAGCGCGATCCTCTCTATCGGATCATCTGGCGCGAAGCGGCGCAGGGGGCCGTGGCGTGA
- a CDS encoding cupin domain-containing protein, which produces MPIKTIAAEARFSKEKLAKTNLFGTERFFCDVYGLEPGQSQKPHTHEGADKIYCVVSGTVRVTIGDENATIGEGVVAHVPSGAEHSVENLGPGRATLLVFMAPRP; this is translated from the coding sequence ATGCCCATCAAGACGATCGCCGCCGAGGCGCGCTTCTCGAAAGAGAAGCTGGCGAAGACGAACCTCTTCGGGACCGAGCGCTTCTTCTGCGACGTATACGGCCTCGAGCCCGGACAGAGCCAGAAGCCCCACACGCACGAGGGGGCCGACAAGATCTACTGCGTCGTGAGCGGCACGGTGCGCGTCACGATTGGCGACGAGAACGCGACCATCGGTGAGGGGGTCGTCGCCCACGTGCCGTCAGGGGCCGAGCACTCCGTCGAGAACCTCGGGCCGGGTCGCGCGACGCTCCTCGTCTTCATGGCGCCGAGGCCCTGA
- the queF gene encoding NADPH-dependent 7-cyano-7-deazaguanine reductase QueF, translating into MPSNPSKKLETFPNPKPDRPYEIAFDCPEFTCVCPMTGQPDFATIRIRYVPDRLCVELKSLKLYLWSYRDEGAFHEAVTNRILDDLVAAIAPREATVVGDFNVRGGIHTVVTAKHPAT; encoded by the coding sequence ATGCCCTCGAATCCTTCGAAGAAGCTCGAGACCTTCCCGAACCCGAAGCCCGATCGCCCCTACGAGATCGCCTTCGACTGCCCCGAGTTCACCTGCGTCTGCCCGATGACGGGTCAGCCCGACTTCGCGACGATCCGCATCCGCTACGTCCCCGATCGGCTGTGCGTGGAACTGAAGAGCCTGAAGCTCTACCTCTGGTCGTACCGCGACGAGGGGGCCTTCCACGAGGCCGTCACGAACCGGATTCTCGACGACCTCGTCGCGGCGATCGCGCCGCGCGAGGCGACGGTCGTCGGCGACTTCAACGTGAGGGGCGGCATCCACACCGTCGTGACGGCGAAGCATCCGGCGACGTAG
- a CDS encoding aminomethyl transferase family protein — protein sequence MDRTPLYEALRESHAAFGEVDGWELPRVFTNIKAEYLSGKGTVAAIDRSHWGRLRLTGANRLDLLHRITTNDVKGLPAGHGAETVMCTDKGRIIDRLTLHADTESTWIVTSPNMAEEIKALIEKVRFRDDVQIEDLTHKTAMITLFGPASSRMLEWVSRDQVHGLAPHAWKRLTIAGVPAATARLTACIGGDGFNLMVDESGAGVVWKEIFAEGGSYGLNPMGSEAHEMLRVEFGVPAHGRELTDEFNPLEARLDAAIHWSKGCYTGQEVIARLDSRHKVQRFLVGLLIDQGGVPEPRARIFVGKNEVGLVTSVVPSLEMRRIIALGYVRNEHSEPGTRLEIHSGGAVLGAAVSALPFKPAAPAAA from the coding sequence ATGGATCGCACGCCCCTGTACGAGGCCCTGAGGGAGTCCCACGCCGCCTTCGGCGAGGTCGACGGCTGGGAGCTGCCGCGCGTCTTCACCAACATCAAGGCCGAGTACCTCTCCGGGAAAGGGACGGTCGCCGCGATCGACAGGAGCCACTGGGGGCGGCTGCGCCTCACGGGGGCGAACCGGCTCGATCTCCTGCACCGCATCACGACGAACGACGTGAAGGGCCTCCCCGCCGGGCACGGCGCCGAGACGGTGATGTGCACCGACAAGGGGCGCATCATCGATCGCCTCACGCTCCACGCCGACACCGAGAGCACGTGGATCGTCACCTCGCCGAACATGGCGGAGGAGATCAAGGCCCTCATCGAGAAGGTGCGCTTCCGCGACGACGTGCAGATCGAGGACCTCACCCACAAGACGGCGATGATCACGCTCTTCGGCCCCGCGTCGTCGCGGATGCTCGAGTGGGTGTCGCGCGATCAGGTCCACGGCCTCGCCCCGCACGCCTGGAAGCGGCTGACGATCGCCGGCGTGCCGGCCGCGACGGCCCGGCTCACCGCCTGCATCGGCGGCGACGGGTTCAATCTCATGGTCGACGAGTCCGGGGCGGGGGTGGTCTGGAAGGAGATCTTCGCCGAGGGAGGATCCTACGGCCTGAACCCGATGGGGAGCGAGGCGCACGAGATGCTCCGCGTCGAGTTCGGAGTCCCCGCGCACGGGCGCGAGCTGACCGACGAGTTCAACCCCCTCGAGGCGCGCCTCGACGCGGCCATCCACTGGTCGAAGGGGTGCTATACCGGCCAGGAGGTCATCGCCCGCCTCGACTCGCGGCACAAGGTGCAGCGGTTCCTCGTCGGGCTCCTCATCGATCAGGGGGGTGTCCCCGAGCCGCGCGCCCGGATCTTCGTGGGCAAGAACGAGGTGGGGCTCGTCACGAGCGTCGTCCCCAGCCTCGAGATGAGGCGCATCATCGCGCTCGGCTACGTCCGCAACGAGCACAGCGAGCCGGGGACCCGCCTCGAGATCCACTCAGGCGGCGCCGTCCTGGGGGCCGCGGTCAGCGCGCTCCCCTTCAAGCCCGCCGCCCCCGCCGCGGCCTGA
- a CDS encoding ABC transporter substrate-binding protein: protein MQKLLLGHSPDPDDAFMFYPLLSGKIPCEGFEFEQVLEGIETLNRRALKREIEVTAASVHACALLGKSYKILDCGASVGDGYGPIVVSRTPMTVKELVNVEVLVPGILTTAFLALRLAAGRFRPKVAPFDQIPGEVLAGKAEAGLLIHEGQLTYAAMGLHKVADLGVWWQEKTGLPLPLGVNVARADLGDATIKKIHEALKKSIEWALGHRAEALAHAGGFGRGIDADTTDRFVSMYVNEWTISLGKRGRLAIERLIGDGRDAGVIPDGDGPVFA, encoded by the coding sequence ATGCAGAAACTACTCCTGGGCCACAGCCCCGATCCCGACGACGCGTTCATGTTCTACCCGCTCCTCAGCGGCAAGATTCCGTGCGAGGGGTTCGAGTTCGAGCAAGTTCTCGAGGGGATCGAGACGCTCAACCGCCGCGCGCTGAAGCGCGAGATCGAGGTGACGGCCGCGAGCGTTCACGCGTGCGCGCTGCTGGGGAAGTCGTACAAGATCCTCGACTGCGGCGCGAGCGTCGGAGACGGGTACGGGCCGATCGTGGTCTCGCGAACCCCGATGACGGTGAAGGAGCTGGTCAACGTCGAGGTCCTCGTCCCCGGCATCCTCACGACCGCGTTCCTCGCGCTGCGTCTGGCCGCGGGGCGGTTCCGTCCGAAAGTGGCCCCCTTCGATCAGATCCCGGGCGAGGTGCTCGCCGGGAAGGCCGAGGCCGGGCTGCTCATCCACGAGGGGCAGCTCACGTACGCCGCGATGGGCCTGCACAAAGTCGCCGATCTCGGAGTGTGGTGGCAGGAGAAGACCGGGCTGCCGCTCCCCCTCGGCGTCAACGTCGCCCGCGCGGATCTGGGGGACGCGACCATCAAGAAGATCCACGAGGCGCTCAAGAAGAGCATCGAGTGGGCGCTGGGGCACCGCGCGGAGGCGCTCGCCCACGCGGGGGGGTTCGGCCGCGGCATCGACGCCGACACGACCGACCGGTTCGTCTCGATGTACGTCAACGAGTGGACCATCTCGCTCGGCAAGCGCGGCCGCCTGGCGATCGAGCGGCTGATCGGCGACGGCCGCGACGCCGGCGTCATCCCCGACGGCGACGGCCCCGTCTTCGCGTGA
- a CDS encoding FAD-dependent thymidylate synthase, whose translation MRSFLSPEPKVQITNAFARPFDNAVATARTCYSAKGIVTEDDVSGQPGLDAAGRAEKESARDRLAQDIYRAGHHTTLQHAHFQFALSNVSRHFIWSFLHSHPFYNSEQVSQRYVAVKPGSYAVPPLAPDALAVYHDTVAAQNEAYAALTSRLVPRVEREYFARFPARGRHPETWKKDIRKKAQESARYVLPVATFAYLYHTVSGLTLLRYYRTCGQFDTPLEQKIVLEKMVRELLAREPAYRAILEQPIPPEETIEYQVFHATLPVNGERERFLREFDDDLGGRLSKLVDWPGRNQETLARSVREIFGLSCDRMGDEEAIALALDPSRNTWLGETLNSTTHTKLSRALFHAHYTFRKRLSHTADSQNQRHRMTPGSRPILAAHFSGEPDYLTPAVIEAEEEARAPYRAIMERSWEGIAKLRKLGVDDEMALYLLPNAAAVRFTESSDLLNLRHKMAMRLCYNAQEEIWRASLEETQQIAEVNPLIGRYLLPPCTLRKMAKSYPICPEGKRFCGERVWTFSLDQYARVI comes from the coding sequence ATGCGGTCGTTCCTGTCTCCCGAGCCGAAGGTCCAGATCACCAACGCGTTCGCGCGCCCGTTCGACAACGCGGTCGCCACCGCCCGGACGTGCTACTCGGCGAAGGGGATCGTGACCGAGGACGACGTCTCGGGACAGCCGGGGCTCGACGCGGCCGGGCGCGCGGAGAAGGAGTCGGCCCGCGATCGGCTCGCGCAGGACATCTACAGGGCCGGGCACCACACGACGCTCCAGCACGCGCACTTCCAGTTCGCCCTCTCGAACGTGAGCCGGCACTTCATCTGGTCGTTCCTCCACAGCCACCCCTTCTACAACTCCGAGCAGGTCAGCCAGCGCTACGTCGCGGTGAAGCCGGGATCGTACGCCGTGCCGCCCCTTGCGCCCGACGCCCTCGCCGTCTACCACGACACCGTCGCGGCGCAGAACGAGGCCTACGCCGCGCTCACCTCGAGGCTCGTGCCGCGCGTGGAGCGCGAGTACTTCGCGCGCTTCCCCGCGCGGGGAAGGCACCCGGAGACGTGGAAGAAGGACATCCGGAAGAAGGCGCAGGAGTCGGCGCGCTACGTCCTCCCCGTCGCGACCTTCGCCTACCTGTACCACACCGTCAGCGGCCTCACGCTCCTGCGCTACTACCGCACGTGCGGCCAGTTCGACACGCCGCTCGAGCAGAAAATCGTCCTCGAGAAGATGGTCCGAGAGCTCCTCGCGCGGGAGCCCGCCTACCGCGCCATCCTCGAGCAGCCGATCCCGCCGGAGGAGACGATCGAGTACCAGGTCTTCCACGCGACCCTCCCGGTCAACGGCGAGCGGGAGCGATTCCTCCGGGAGTTCGACGACGACCTCGGGGGACGCCTCTCGAAGCTCGTCGACTGGCCGGGGCGCAACCAGGAGACCCTCGCCCGATCGGTGCGGGAGATCTTCGGCCTCTCCTGCGACCGGATGGGGGACGAGGAGGCGATCGCCCTCGCGCTCGATCCCTCGAGGAACACCTGGCTCGGCGAGACGCTGAACTCGACGACGCACACGAAGCTCTCGCGCGCCCTCTTCCACGCGCACTACACCTTCAGGAAGCGCCTCAGCCACACCGCCGACTCGCAGAACCAGCGGCACCGCATGACGCCGGGGTCGCGCCCGATCCTCGCGGCGCACTTCAGCGGTGAGCCCGACTACCTGACGCCGGCGGTGATCGAGGCCGAGGAGGAAGCGCGCGCCCCGTACCGCGCGATCATGGAGAGATCGTGGGAGGGGATCGCGAAGCTCAGGAAGCTGGGGGTCGACGACGAGATGGCCCTCTACCTCCTCCCCAACGCGGCGGCGGTGCGCTTCACCGAGTCGAGCGATCTGCTGAACCTCCGCCACAAGATGGCGATGCGCCTCTGCTACAACGCGCAGGAGGAGATCTGGCGCGCGAGCCTCGAGGAGACGCAGCAGATCGCCGAGGTCAACCCGCTCATCGGGCGCTACCTCCTCCCGCCGTGCACCCTCCGCAAGATGGCGAAGTCGTACCCGATCTGCCCCGAGGGGAAGCGCTTCTGCGGCGAGCGCGTCTGGACGTTCTCACTCGATCAGTACGCGAGGGTCATCTGA
- a CDS encoding O-methyltransferase, with protein MDITHPKIDEYVRGLADPADEVRTEMERLAAAQRFPIIGPAVGQMCHVLARSVGARRVFECGSGFGYSTWWFARAVGDGGEVTHTDGSLGNSMQARDFLRRAGLAARVKFEVGDAREILGRATGAFDVVFNDIDKEGYPDVLPLVRERLRVGGLFICDNMLWSGRVLGPAEDPDTKGIVELTRRLREAGDFVTTLVPIRDGVTVSLRVS; from the coding sequence ATGGACATCACGCATCCGAAAATCGACGAGTACGTGAGGGGCCTCGCCGACCCGGCCGACGAGGTCCGCACGGAGATGGAGCGCCTCGCCGCGGCGCAGCGCTTCCCGATCATCGGGCCCGCCGTGGGACAGATGTGCCACGTTCTCGCCCGCTCGGTGGGCGCCCGACGCGTCTTCGAGTGCGGATCGGGGTTCGGCTACTCGACCTGGTGGTTCGCGCGCGCAGTGGGAGACGGCGGCGAGGTGACCCACACCGACGGCTCGCTCGGGAACTCGATGCAGGCCCGGGACTTCCTGAGGCGCGCCGGGCTCGCCGCGCGCGTGAAGTTCGAGGTTGGCGACGCGCGGGAGATCCTCGGCCGCGCGACGGGCGCCTTCGACGTCGTCTTCAACGACATCGACAAGGAGGGGTATCCCGACGTCCTCCCTCTCGTGCGCGAGAGGCTTCGCGTCGGCGGGCTCTTCATCTGCGACAACATGCTGTGGAGCGGGCGCGTCCTCGGCCCGGCCGAGGACCCCGACACGAAGGGGATCGTCGAGCTGACGCGGCGGCTCCGTGAGGCCGGGGACTTCGTCACGACGCTCGTGCCGATCCGGGACGGCGTCACCGTGAGCCTCAGGGTCTCCTGA